The proteins below are encoded in one region of Thermococcus sp. 21S7:
- a CDS encoding translation initiation factor IF-6, producing the protein MHIERLDFENSPYLGVYGTATDRLALIREGLGEKKLEVLMEVLKVPLIETSIMKSRIVGIFAAGNSNAIVVPWYVWDAELEKINGQLREHGIDTEIVPFQSTLTAFGNLILANDRAALVSAKFSREEAKKLEDVLGVEVERGMIGDFHAVGSVGVVTNRGGLVHPEATDEELEWLRDLFKVDIYVGTANMGVPFVGSCMLANSHGVVVGHLTTGPEIVKIEEALGFLD; encoded by the coding sequence ATGCACATAGAAAGGCTCGATTTTGAGAACTCTCCATACCTGGGCGTTTACGGCACCGCCACAGACAGGCTAGCCCTTATCAGGGAGGGCCTCGGCGAGAAGAAGCTAGAGGTTCTCATGGAGGTTCTCAAGGTTCCGCTCATTGAAACGAGCATAATGAAGTCGCGCATAGTGGGTATATTCGCGGCCGGAAACTCCAACGCGATAGTCGTCCCCTGGTACGTCTGGGACGCCGAGCTGGAGAAGATAAACGGTCAGCTCAGAGAGCACGGGATTGACACCGAGATAGTCCCGTTCCAGAGCACCCTCACTGCCTTTGGCAACCTCATACTGGCAAACGACAGGGCGGCGCTGGTGAGTGCAAAGTTCAGCCGCGAGGAGGCCAAGAAACTTGAGGACGTACTCGGCGTCGAGGTCGAGAGGGGCATGATTGGCGACTTCCACGCGGTTGGAAGCGTTGGAGTGGTCACCAACAGGGGGGGACTCGTTCACCCCGAGGCGACCGATGAGGAGCTTGAGTGGCTCCGCGACCTGTTCAAGGTTGACATATATGTCGGAACCGCCAACATGGGCGTTCCCTTCGTTGGTTCCTGCATGCTGGCGAACTCTCACGGTGTCGTCGTCGGGCACCTGACCACCGGACCCGAGATAGTGAAGATTGAAGAAGCCTTGGGCTTCCTTGACTGA
- a CDS encoding 50S ribosomal protein L31e, translating into MIKPGEEVIFVVPIKKIKKRVPRWKRAPRAARFVREWIARHAKADEVVIGTDVNEKLWERGAEKPPNKLRVKVVVEEEEGKRIAKVSLA; encoded by the coding sequence ATGATCAAGCCCGGAGAGGAAGTCATATTCGTCGTTCCCATCAAGAAGATAAAGAAGCGCGTTCCGCGCTGGAAGAGGGCCCCGAGGGCTGCCCGCTTCGTCCGCGAGTGGATAGCCAGGCACGCCAAGGCCGACGAGGTCGTCATCGGCACCGACGTCAACGAGAAGCTCTGGGAGCGCGGAGCGGAGAAGCCGCCCAACAAGCTCCGCGTTAAGGTCGTTGTTGAAGAGGAAGAGGGCAAGAGGATTGCCAAGGTCTCCCTCGCCTGA
- a CDS encoding 50S ribosomal protein L39e, with product MARNKPLAKKLRLAKAAKQNRRIPVWVIVKTNRKVMTHPKRRMWRRTKLKE from the coding sequence ATGGCGAGAAACAAGCCGCTTGCGAAGAAGCTCAGACTTGCCAAGGCCGCCAAGCAGAACAGGCGCATTCCGGTCTGGGTCATCGTCAAGACCAACAGGAAGGTCATGACCCACCCGAAGAGAAGGATGTGGAGGAGGACCAAGCTTAAGGAGTGA